The sequence AAGTATCTGGAAATAAAAATTTCTGAATGCCTTCAGAAAGAAATACAGCACCGACCATTAACCGAATGATAAGGGTGGTTTTGGAATGGTCTGAATGAATGATTTTTTGAAACATGATTATGGTGAGAGTTTGAATTCCTGATTGCTGAACATATTTTTGTTCGGAATTTTTATTTGTATGAATTCGTGCTTTGTTGCACTGTGGCAGTTTGTGCAGGTATTTGTAAGAACCATATAGCTATGCTCAAACTGTGGTAAATCCCTATGTTGGATAGCACTTGAAACACTGTCAATAGCCGGAGTAATCATAGATATGGATTGACTTTCCGGTCTTGCCGATTGATATTTTTCAATATCCTGCAAAATTTCCCTGATTTCGTTGATTTCAAAATCAGCCAATTCCCAGTTTTCGCTCTTTCCTGCAAACCAGAGCTTGTTATGATGAACCTGCACACTACTCATAAATTCCCCAAATCCCGGTTTGTAACTATCATCCAATTTGGATTGCAGGTTATCAATCTGATTTTGCAAAGCCTTCCGATTGCTATCTTCCTGATTACAGGCAAACAAGATGATGATTGTGAGGAAGACAAATAAGTATTTCATGACACATGATTTTCGATGAATATTACGCATCAAAATTAATACAATGCTTTGTCAATTTTATGGTATATTTGAAAATATCACGGTAGCTTTTAAGTATTACGGAATAAAAACGGGGTAACGCCTGTGTGACGTTTGAAATATTTCACAAAATGGGAAGTGTCGTTAAAATTCAAACTATAAGCGATTTCAGAAACACTGTTGTCTGTATAAATCAGTTGTCTTTTTGCTTCGCTAATGATGTGCTCGGCAATCACTTCTGCTGCCGACTGATTAAGTGTTTTACGACAAATGGCATTTAGGTTTTGTGGTGTTGTATGGAGCTTTTCTGCGTAATGGGCAACACTGTTATGTAAGTCGCTTGTCTGGTTTAGTAATTCCCTGAATGATACTATTGTATCATCCGTTTTGTTGGTCTGAACAGGCAAGGGTTTTGCAGCATCCAATGTTTTCGCAAACAATGCTTTCAATAATCCTTCTAATACAATAAAATTCTTTTCCGTGATAAGCAGTTTGAATAATGTATCAATACCCTGGATTTCTTTCAAATGAATACAATTAAATCCGCTTAACTTGGATAGAAGATTTTTCAGCCCGCCATCCAACGATTTTTCAACAAAGCCTTTCTTTAAAATCAGAACATATCCCTCAGGGACATCAGCAATATCCCAGTGATGAACTTGTTCTTTGCGAACAAAAAATAGTGTTGGTGGTTTTATTGAAAATGAAGTATGGTCGATGGTATGAAAACCTTTTCCTTTCTGTAGATAAATGATTTCAAAATAACTGCTGTGCTTGTGTGGCTCGGTCTTGCGAATTTCTTTTCTGAACGGTGCAATTTTTAATAATGCTGCCGCTTCAATTTTGTTTTTTATGGATATGTTTTTTTTCAATCCGTTGTAAGTATAAAATTGATGGTTATAAAATTAGTTATAATATTTTTTGTTCAACCATAAACTTGCCATGACCAAAAGTATCAATATGGGTACTTCTACCAATGGACCAATAACGCCTACAAATGCCTGTGGGGAATGAATGCCAAATACTCCTATTGCTACCGCTATTGCCAATTCAAAATTGTTTCCTGTGGCTGTAAAGGCTATTGAGGCATTTTTGTCGTAAGGAACGTTTAGGGATTTGTTGATAAAGAAGCTGACGAAAAACATCAGTACAAAATAGATGATTAACGGTATGGCAACTTTTACCACATCCATTGGCAACTCTACTATTTTATCGCCTTTCAGACTAAACATTAATACGATTGTAAAAAGTAAAGCATATAATGTAATGGGCGATATTAGGGGTACAAATTTCCTGTTATACCATTCTATGCCTTTTGATTTTACCAATGCGTAACGGCTAATAAAACCTGCTAAGAAAGGAATACCTAAGTATATCAATACGCTTTCTGTAACATCTTTCATTGATACACTTACGTTAAAGTTCGCTAAGCCTAATTTGTTGGGTAATATGTTGATGAACAGCCAAACTAAGAAACTGTAACTTATTATCTGAAAAACACTATTTAATGCGACTAACATCGCTGTATATTCTCTGTTTGCTTTAGCTAAATCACTCCATACGATTACCATTGCGATACATCTTGCCAAACCTATCAGTATCAAGCCTGTCATATAATCGGGTTCGTTCCGTAAAAACAAAATTGCTAAGCCGAACATCAAAACTGTACCGATAACCCAATTGAGCAATAAGGATATGCCAATTACTTTTTTATCTTTAAATGCTTGGGGCAATAATGTATAATCCACTTTTGCCAATGGCGGGTACATCATCAGTATCAGACCTATTGCCAAAGGAATGTTTGTCGTGCCTACGGATAGGCTGTCCGTAATTTTTGAGATACCCGGAAAGAAATGTCCCAATCCTATACCTATCGCCATTGCAAGGAATATCCATAAGGTTAGGTATCTGTCTAAGAATTTTAGTTTTGGTTGCATTGCTTGGCTAATTTGTAAGTTCTTTATATTGGTTTGATGTCAATAATTTTTCTAATTCGGTAAT is a genomic window of Chryseobacterium nakagawai containing:
- a CDS encoding helix-turn-helix domain-containing protein, which gives rise to MKKNISIKNKIEAAALLKIAPFRKEIRKTEPHKHSSYFEIIYLQKGKGFHTIDHTSFSIKPPTLFFVRKEQVHHWDIADVPEGYVLILKKGFVEKSLDGGLKNLLSKLSGFNCIHLKEIQGIDTLFKLLITEKNFIVLEGLLKALFAKTLDAAKPLPVQTNKTDDTIVSFRELLNQTSDLHNSVAHYAEKLHTTPQNLNAICRKTLNQSAAEVIAEHIISEAKRQLIYTDNSVSEIAYSLNFNDTSHFVKYFKRHTGVTPFLFRNT
- the arsB gene encoding ACR3 family arsenite efflux transporter is translated as MQPKLKFLDRYLTLWIFLAMAIGIGLGHFFPGISKITDSLSVGTTNIPLAIGLILMMYPPLAKVDYTLLPQAFKDKKVIGISLLLNWVIGTVLMFGLAILFLRNEPDYMTGLILIGLARCIAMVIVWSDLAKANREYTAMLVALNSVFQIISYSFLVWLFINILPNKLGLANFNVSVSMKDVTESVLIYLGIPFLAGFISRYALVKSKGIEWYNRKFVPLISPITLYALLFTIVLMFSLKGDKIVELPMDVVKVAIPLIIYFVLMFFVSFFINKSLNVPYDKNASIAFTATGNNFELAIAVAIGVFGIHSPQAFVGVIGPLVEVPILILLVMASLWLNKKYYN